In the genome of Quercus robur chromosome 3, dhQueRobu3.1, whole genome shotgun sequence, one region contains:
- the LOC126718884 gene encoding transcription factor MYB16-like: MGRSPCCEKVGLKKGPWTPEEDQKLLAYIEEHGHGSWRALPAKAGLQRCGKSCRLRWTNYLRPDIKRGKFSLQEEQTIIQLHALLGNRWSAIATHLPKRTDNEIKNYWNTHLKKRLTKMGIDPVTHKPKTDALSSGSGNSKNAANLSHMAQWESARLEAEARLVRESKLVVVSNPIQSQTQTQTQTQIQTQLINKNPPPPCLDVLKAWQGVWSKSISPGMFPIGCDDLESPTSTLSFADHTVTIPNVVFNENTVSAALDFAKNSVTCEMDNTMSLQDMNSSTTTTTTTTNTTESAWIIGDSFRAVNENNMQLSNIMEGFTDIFGYNCEEHNTLMGGGDSLDNGDKSCGGNFEENNKNYWNSILHLVNASSSGSPVF, encoded by the exons ATGGGCAGGTCTCCATGTTGTGAAAAGGTGGGGTTAAAGAAAGGTCCGTGGACTCCTGAGGAAGACCAAAAGCTCTTGGCTTACATTGAAGAACATGGTCATGGAAGCTGGCGAGCCTTGCCTGCAAAAGCTG GGCTTCAGAGATGTGGGAAAAGCTGCCGACTGAGGTGGACTAATTACCTCAGACCAGACATTAAAAGGGGAAAGTTCAGTTTGCAGGAAGAGCAAACCATCATTCAGCTTCACGCTCTTCTTGGAAACAG atGGTCAGCTATAGCAACTCACTTGCCCAAGAGAACCGATAATGAGATCAAGAACTATTGGAACACACATTTGAAGAAAAGACTAACTAAAATGGGCATTGATCCCGTGACCCACAAGCCCAAAACCGATGCACTCAGCTCAGGCAGTGGCAACTCCAAAAATGCAGCCAATTTAAGCCACATGGCTCAGTGGGAGAGTGCACGTCTTGAAGCTGAAGCTAGACTTGTGAGAGAGTCCAAGCTTGTTGTGGTGTCTAACCCTATTCAGTCTCAGACTCAAACTCAGACTCAGACTCAGATTCAGACTCAGCTTATCaacaaaaacccaccaccaccgtGCCTAGACGTACTCAAAGCTTGGCAAGGAGTGTGGTCAAAGTCAATAAGTCCAGGAATGTTCCCTATAGGTTGTGATGACCTTGAATCTCCAACTTCCACGTTGAGCTTCGCAGACCACACTGTCACTATCCCAAACGTTGTGTTCAATGAAAACACAGTGAGTGCAGCACTTGATTTCGCCAAAAACTCAGTCACATGTGAAATGGATAACACAATGTCATTGCAGGACATGAATAGTAGTACCACAACAACAACTACTACTACTAACACCACAGAAAGTGCATGGATAATTGGTGACTCTTTTAGGGCTGTGAATGAAAACAACATGCAACTTTCAAATATCATGGAAGGTTTCACGGATATCTTTGGTTACAATTGTGAAGAACATAACACATTGATGGGTGGAGGAGACAGCTTGGACAATGGAGACAAAAGTTGCGGTGGTAATTTTGAGGAGAACAATAAGAATTACTGGAACAGTATACTCCATTTGGTGAATGCCTCGTCCTCTGGTTCACCTGTGTTCTGA